The nucleotide window GAGGCTGTCTTTTAGAAAATGGGCTCCGAAGGCGCCGGCCGCAACGGCAGAACCTCCAAAGAAGCTTCCTAGTGCCAACAGCTTCGACGAGTTGAGCATTCTTCTCATAGATTTCCCCCTTGCAAACAACAACCGGTGATGATCGGCGCGGACCTGCGGGGGATCGTACCAGAGAGTAGAACGTTTCGATACGACGCTAATTCGACCAGAATGTTGGTTACCAATGAAGACTCGGATCATGCGTTCGTGTGCGCAGTGGACGTGAGACACTGGATTTTCCCCCTTTGTGGTTTCATTTCTATCGGACACATTGTTTCCCTAAGCCGCTAAAAGTATTAAGAAAGTTCGAGTCCGGTTTGCCCGTCAAGTAACCGGCCGGCGCACTGCCCTCTTGGGTATCCCCCCACTCTTGAGGAATAGCCAGACAATCTCTTCTCGCACTACCCTGCACATACCTGTATGGCACAGCGAAAACAACAGACCAGCTGGTTCAGCCCGAATCTCACGATTGACTGCATGCTGGCGAATGTGAGCGCGCAGTTGGAGGCGGACGGACGCGTCCTCGAATTCTCTGAAGCCAGTTGTAAGCTCACCACTCCTGATCGGCTCAGACCAGGGGAATTTGTGAAAGTTCGACTGTGGTTGGAAGGCGAAGAACCCTCTATAAACATCCAACTCGCGGAAGTGAGGAAGGTCCATAAGCACTGGATCTCGGTAGAAGTGATCCAGGTAGGTTCTAATGATCGGTTGAGGCTTAAACAATTGGTCGATGCCCGCGCCACTATCCATCAGGAACACCCTGCTCCCATCAATCGCCTCCTCATTCGAGCATAACCCGTCCCGACGTTCTCCTTCCGAGCATATGGCTCTCGTGACGCATCGCCCTCTGCGACATAGATAATTGTCGGCGTAGCCTCTGTTTCTTATAAGATTCAAAACCCCGAACGTTATTGCCAAAGATTTCATTCATGGCATAATCATCCTCGTGTTTACCGGATACCCGAATCATACCCGCTGCGAAAAGCTGGCATAAACAGTCATACTTGCGGTCCTATCGTTTACGGACGAGCAGCAATACACTGTGGATGCCCGATAGGGGAACCAACAGAACGCAGAAAGAGAAACAGGCGATCTGATACAGTCCCAAGAGGAGACACTCTCGCTATGGACCTTAGAGATCACCCACGCTTCGAAGTCAATATACCAGTCTCATTTTTTGGAGACCAAATTAACGGAAAAGGCGCGATTACCAATCTTTCGGCCGGAGGCTGTGCGGTTAAAGGAGATGCGAAGGCCCCGATCGGTGCTTTCCTCGAACTCAACGTAGATCTTCCAGACGCTCAACAGAAACTGATCATCGAAGTTGCGGTTGTTCGATGGTCAATCGGAACAAAGTTCGGCCTCGATTTTCTCCAGCTGGATCCCGAACACGAGAATCGGCTGCGCCGCTTTATTAAGACCCTCTAGTTGAAGAGGGGTCCCCTCTGTTTCGTACCTGAGTACAGTAGCGCTACAAGATTCGGGCTATCGGGTGTTCTAGCTGGCCTGTTTAAGCGTGGCGCTGAGGCGGGATTTTCTAAGAGACATGAGTCCGCGTTGAGTTTCAGTGGGAGCGTGAGGCCCTACTTTCTTCGCCTTGTATCTGCTTTCAAACTGTTCGATCACATCATTCGCTTCCTGGGTTCGGCCTTGGCGGGCCAGCAGTTCGGTCAGACGAAAGTAGGAAGGCACGATGAGCGGTAAATGACGGACTTCGCGTGCCTGATCGATCAAATATCGATAGTTGGTGATAGACGTCTCCGGGTTCGTTTCTTCGTAATGTATGGCTTCCAACATATGGACCGAAATGCGATCAGTCGCCGCACTAATGCTGCGTTCCCATGGCCCTCGTATCAAGGCTTCCAACTCTGGCGCGGACAATTGAACCGTCGCTTTCTTCTTGATTGTTCTTAGCCGTTCGAGAAGATGCCGGGCTTCAGGCCAGGCGCCGTAAATTCCTACGAGCAACCCGACGCATTTGGCAGGGTTAGTACATTGTCCCTTTAAGGGAGTGAAATGAATTTTCGTCACCTCACTGGGCAAGAACACTCTACCGTTTGCCTCCGCACAGACCTCACAGGTGTGTTTGTCTTTCGGGACCACGTAAAGATACATTCGTATGCCCGAACGAT belongs to Nitrospiraceae bacterium and includes:
- a CDS encoding PilZ domain-containing protein; the encoded protein is MDLRDHPRFEVNIPVSFFGDQINGKGAITNLSAGGCAVKGDAKAPIGAFLELNVDLPDAQQKLIIEVAVVRWSIGTKFGLDFLQLDPEHENRLRRFIKTL